The region tggaacaaagacacggacggtgctgtATGGGAATtggaggaaaagatcaaggaataatatccggagcttttactgaaccctaagttttgaggacgaagctttctttttggagggtagtaatgtaagacccaagtttttaagcttagaataagtggaagagatttccatttacgattaggcttgatgtatcgtgaaagaaaacctaaacaagagtttatcggaaggaataaatttgtgaaggagaaagttcaggaaaagtctaaggagtgtatcaaaatcgataaaaggtatagcacgatcgatatacgcttaaacctagggcaaaaaccctagcaaatagctagtttacacttaaagagacgatggaaactaattccaaaaatcttcagagaaatgttagaacttctcttaatccttatataacaagtgttccaaggcgaaactctagaatctacgaacgtccgattccaatcctcggaagtttgccgaaactaaaaccctaattgttcaaaaaccctaaaatcaaccgacgatgaagactttttctattcggggcttcaaatgaagattccacacgcgtacacccatttctcttgatgttttcaatctttcttcagagagaagttttctcatccgacatcaactgcaaaaagtaacttatcgggtaaaatagatttacaccgactttggatcgtttgtcttaattccaagaaacctcttttgagttttggaattctgtcgccagaacctatcttaggatTCACGGAGGATTGTGCAGgaaaaaaatcggaatcgcgaaattttcatttttccgcgttttccattaaactgtaccggtttacaaaataccttctcaaaatatctttacaaaatatcttctcaaaatatctttgataaatatctattcatccttatccgatcttgataaatatctattcatccttatccgatcttgataaatatctattcatccttatccgatctttgataaatatcttccatttcattcactatatatatgtgtagcttgaagaatgaaaagaaaacaaaaatctcacccaaaaacccaacCAAACCCGCgaccaaggaggaaggaggaggagaagagtttttcgccgattcttgcttgatcgttccacagttcgttgctacgcgtaggcctcaaggtactgatgctaatccttacttctgatcgtaaattctgccgcttttctctatgctttttctgtgctctaagttttgagctttttgcaaaactatccaaataacttcatctttttatctaaacttattccttgcgtgcccctgagcatgtttagcggattacatttcgccgattctcgccgaattgccgccgagtttcaattctgctcataatacccacttttggctaaagttccaacctttgggcttaaaaccctcgacttagcttagcgttagtaagattagtcgtcataatcatcgttagtatcaaccccatccaatttgcatttcgaaatttcagttttgaaattctgagctaaaaatattgaccaaaatacccctgcgacagttttcgatccgataatttttccgagtttagattcaccttagttacgactaataatagcCTAGGAACcgagtttgatcgaagaaaaatcgacacacacaattaccatgtgtggccgtgagcaccctaggaggaggaggaaaatttctttttcaaaaacttgtcctttcgcgctagattatcgtacctcggagtatatgctacttcgtgtaaccctagtgagtattgattgctgagtttctgatagattttgatggaattctgtggtttttactctaaggttcttttgaggaatttcctgaagaacaaggagctgattgtgaaggagcgtttgaagagaaccctggagaatctacaggtgagggctactcactgaagtattagttaatgctttaggtgtcgacgtattcgacttgatttattgtttatgcacttgtttgtgtttgattgggaagagttttctgaggcttcggctgacaatgtagattattcatctactgactgtttttgagtttgaattacCTGCTATGTGTTAAGTGGTTAacctaggatgtgtgatatctgctttatatgctaagtgctacgtggttattctaggatgtgttgatatatgtgccatgattgttggactatgctaatttaactatgctgtcacacatatatctgttatgcttctgagtgagaataacgggcaggtcatgccgattttattttgagattttgagaaagtttgacgggacgaacggagttcgggccttgttagtgttttagtggatcgagacattctctggggattacattgggattatgggatctttgaaaacttataggaaatacgataagactaaaaggaaactattttcacaaggaaaactcataagatattaaacaacctctaaacctttaaataatgataacactctcggatgcaagctttggaattgaatatcagttttggaaaatgagaattgtcgtcgagtccaagttttaggAAAATtgtaagtttctgagtatgttgatactccttcgctccttgagcagtttgtttagccatctaAGGGATGAGCTGAGAATCTTCACTGAgacgtgagacctcgtgaacaacatgaaacttcattgaagcgtgagacttcgtgcaaatgcgtaaattcactgaggcgtgagaccttgtgaaagcataaaacttcactgaagcgtgagacttcgtgattgtataagactccactgaagcgtgagactttgtgagagcattgatgacctgaagagttatcgtgagtgtttgcactcattttacgattaattgtattttgtcgcagaatcgacttttaccttagggtattctttttagagacaaataagttagttagaacacgtggcgacgtgtcgagtgacgTCGGatacgttgtttggctaatcactttgcattcatgcactcattttgaggtattaacacgagacggacttcggacctcggtggattccaaaatggtcataagacccggatttccttataagaacactgcggtgattcttagtagcagacggaaatggcagaccttcgggttcactgctgatctgactacactttgtgtggtgtaagagacacgcgagcggaaatggtcccaccgttgctggtgctaggattgactcgttgatgcccatccttccggaatgcatttggttaactggcattgcatttcatgcaacatgcatactgacttagttgctgagtgtgattgatacttgttaatcctatttgatgcatgttaattgtcattattatcgtttatattcattgtgaaatatacaaccctaggatgttgtctctaacttataagcctaagtggctactccttatctttacctattggatttattatttacataattctttggaattgaccctcgcgtcttctgtgtgtgctttggcggactacgccctttgtcagatgtccatggcggactggttcatgATGGTTTatccttcggggggaactaggtttgagatgctggaacaggagcgcaacgcggtagcgagaggaggacggatggtgtacatagacttggtcgttctggattcagattcggacgacgatcacgctagcatatAGTTTTGAgcgctggtgtgagctcctcgagataagattagtgtaggagtagagtcatagctctggaTGTCATTGTTTcatttgggaacagggtagtttcccgccgatagctttttgtgtggtttctctacggaaatcacagagagttggttggactagggggtcttgttttaggccgtttgggctaactcattctcattttgaggtttgtgttgcggacacttaaacttttcttttggattgtaccttttgcctacgggcgttactttctgttacttcccgtcactggaggttactcgtgacgaggtttggTACTACAGCGAgggctgtatttatattgtatattagttctgttatctttcgttGTTGAGTTTCATCTCATTCAGTTTCTAATTCTactatcgaaaaaaaaatattcacgtttttccgcttaagttttctttttggttactaaagtgacgccaccgaaatcggggtgttacaagcttatactatcatgcttAATACGACGTACCAAACTAGCCCATATATGTGTTACGCCCACGTGCCCTAaattttaccacttgagctaacccttaATTTTAagtgttcttcaagctcttgcTCATCTACAAACCAATAAAGCCATTGCTCACCAACCCAAAAATAACAACACATCCAAGCCTTAAACATTATCCAAATCGCAAACATCAACAAATCCACAAATATTAACAAATCCAAACTTAGAAACCCTCATCGCCACCTCAAAGAAACCcaaaaaatttgatgatgaagcGACTTCAACCCCTGAATCTCGCTTCGTCAATCTCTGAATCTTCCCCTGTCGTCCCCGTATCTACCTCTCTCaatctctttctcttcctcttttctCAATCCCCTTCTTCCTCCCCTCTTTCCTCTTCTACCGATCCTCATCATAATCCCCTCCTTCCTCCACCATCGCCTCTAAGAAACGCTATGATGACACCCTCCTCCATTGAACCAGTAAACAAGTGACCCAAACAATCAAACCCCAAACCTCCATCAAACCACCAAACTGTTGAGCCAATCACCCAAGCAACCAAACTCCAAACCTCCATCAAACTACCAAACCAGTGACCCAAACAACCTCAAACCAAATCCCCCTCATTGCAATAAAGGAGACATCACCAACAAATTAAAACCTAGAAACCccaaaaatattaaaactcaCAACAGAAAAGGAAGGATTGTTAAGAAGAAGGGCATGCATGCTATAAAGAAGGGTATGTGTAGAATGGTTGAGGATTGATTGTGAGGGGGAAGAAATAGTGagggttttattttttatcaaacTTGTTATCCGATTATTCAAACGTTTTCTTGGTAATTATTTTGTACGTTGTTTGTTGGGTTTTCTGGGTTTCATTTGATGcttttattgttgttgttgttgttgggtttTGGGGTTTTTGGGCAGGTGATGGTAAAAGGGTATACATGAAGATGGtgggggggaggggggggggagtttgcAGAATATTAAGAAAGACTACGAAGTTGATGTAAAAAATTTGATGAAGATGGTCGAAGAGGGTGAAggggaagatgatgaagatgattaaaaattttagattttttaaattttaatgatgGAAGAGGGGAGCTATTATTGTTCGTTTATTGTAAATTTATGAAGACAACTTATGCAACCTTATTCATAAATTATGAATAAAGTTGTGCATACCTTGGTAAGTTTCTCAATAAGGCTTATGAACACCTTAAGTGCTTTATACTGATGTAACTAATAAACCTTAAATACCCTTCCTTCATACCCCCCAAATCCCTAAATCCCCTAAATCATCTTCTCCTTCGTTTTTATTTCCCATGATCTTcacaaaaatttaaaactaaattaCTCATCTGCTTGATTTCAGTCCGTCTTAATTTTACACAAtgaaaaataagagaaagaaagtCACTTGAATTCATACCTACTAAACCTCACATTGCCCTAAATATTTGTCCAATATTTTCATCCTGTCAAGAAATTCTTCTGTTCTCAGATCCATACTACCAGAAACTTCAAAACCTCCTAAAAAGGCATAATGGCAAGACCATTCAAGGATTTTCCTTGATGAATGAGCCATTCCTCAATAATTAAGAGAAAACACGATTCAGGTCACAAATCATAATGAAATTGAGAATTTATTGGGACTAGGTACAATAATTATTCAGGAGAAGATACTAAATCAAAGTACCCACACTATCGAGGTGAAGGCTCTCTACTCTGTGAAACGACAGCGAAGATGGGGAGGTGCAAGCTGCAACACGAGGAGAAAGGTTCTGCGGGAGACGGTGGCGATTTACGGCAAACCAGTCCCAGTAAATTCTCAATTATTGTACCATTCAGAGATTTTCCTTGACGAAGGAGAAGAtgatttggggatttagggATTTGGGGGTGTGAACGAAGGGTATTTAGGGTTTTTTaggttttaattttgtttaaattatctttttttttaaatccacgtggGATAATTTAAACACGTCAGCGTGCCATTTGGagcctcgccggagctccgccctccggcgtgGAGCCTCGCCAGAGCTCCGTCCTCCGACGAGGACTAAGACCAAAATGATTGCAACTGCAAGGAGAGATCAGCAAGTTTttttcggggagggactaaaatcaaaagtccctacaaacacagggaccaatttgacccATTAAGCCTTAACAAAATTTTCCACTTGTCATATTTCAATTAACAAACTGTAAAAAAAGCACATAAAGTACTGGATATaagttttccttttttttaatctCTACATGGTTTGTACTAATTTTGTAAGAAGGCTTGTAAGCATTCCATTAAAATTAGGAATATGAAAATTCTCTATCCTCGCATAATTGCCAATCCACGTTAATTTTGTGTGTCACATTTTCTCTCTTGTGCTCATTCATTTAGTGTCCTTTCGTTACCAATTGTGGCATATTCATAACATGATGAATAGGTGATATGTCAAAATTTCATTGTTTGAGGACAAAAGACTTAATCTTGATCCGTCTAGCTTATACTCTACAGTTCCCTAAGAAAATAGAACTGAGAAAGCATCATTGGATTTAATCTATAGTATTTCCGATTCTTCCAACTAGCAAAAATTCCAAAATTTAGCTAGCATTAAGTTAAAGACGAATAAAGGCGAGGGAATAACGTTCTAAAGCATCTTTTGATGGCTCACTTACCCGGTAAGCTTTCTTTGATGCTATTCTCCTTTTCTTTGACCTCAATATGTTGTAGCCTAATTTGTTTCAATTTCTTTATTATTGACTCTCTGCTTCCATAGTGTTTTTGTTCCCAAAGTATACAATAATCGGCTATAATGAGACTAATCCATCAAAACTGTTAGATCACGTTAAATGGTAAGCATTTCCAAAACAATGGAAAAGGGGCGAATTCGACTTCAACCAGAAAATTTGCCAATAGGGAAAGTTATGGAAGAAAGACAAAAGAATCTAGGAAAGTAAGGCAGCGATTATGTGCAAGTCTGCCTGCTAATTTTTTCTAAAAGACTATCTTTGTTCTCTAAACTATAAAGCGGGGTATCATCTGTTAGCCTTTACAAGCTTATGGAATTTCAAAAAGTGGCTTTTCCTATATCTATTTTCATTAACAATGCGTTTACATGAAGCAATTGCACCCGGGATGAATGTTGCTCTACCATATAAAATACATAAAACCTAgtagacataatcaattgtaAAGCAGTTGAATTTCACAACATTTTTCGACTAAAAAATGTATACAAATGtaaatcatttcattttcatctCACTTTTGTCATAATTAATTAACCAAAATGAATTATGTTAAAAATCAATTCAATCTAATCCAAACACGCTTATCATTATCGATCCAGTATACCAAAGTGTCTTGAATTTTGTAAGAGATCACATGACATGGAAAGGAAAGAATCATGTCATAAGTTTTGGTGGTAAAGGCTTAATTAtggtaaaaaattaaaatacatagTCAATAAGAACCGAACTGATTAGGATCACAAATAATATAGACTTGTAAAAGAGACCCCAAACCAGGGCCTTAAAGGTGACATGCATAAACAAAGTCTCACATCTCTATTTTCAAGAGAGTCCAATTATATTTGTCTTTCCATAATTTCTATTTGTTGCTGTTCCAGGAGTTTGAGCAACAACAGTTAATAAAGGACACTTCTGCTGACTCTCAGTTCTGGTAGTAATTTTTATTTACTTCTCCAGTTTCATTCCTCAAAACACATGAAAGTACAGGTTCTGCAGCAAGAAGCAATTTGAAAGGTGAATTTTTCAAATAAGCCAcaatgagttcttccaaacctGCTCCAAAGTCAAACCAAGAAGATTACCAGTTGAAAGACACAAAGCCCTCGCTTGGAGAAAGGTGGCCACATGGAGGACAACGCGGCGGCAGTGGTTGGCTTTACAGTGAAAGGGCTACGAGCACTTATGATCTGGTGGAACAGATGTTCTACCTCTATGTTCGTGTGGTGAAGGCCAAAGAACTCCCACCAAATCCTGTCACGGGAAGCGTCGACCCTTATGTTGAGGTGAAGGTTGGCAATTACAAGGGAAAAACAAGGCACTTTGAGAAGAAGACCAACCCTGAATGGAAGCAGGTTTTTGCATTCTCAAAGGAAAAGATACAGTCTTCATTTGTTGAAGTATATGTGAAAGACAAAGAGATGGTTGCCAGAGATGACTACATAGGGAAAGTTGACTTTGATATGCATGAAGTTCCAACAAGAGTCCCCCCAGATAGCCCCTTGGCTCCTCAGTGGTACAGGCTTGAGAATCTGAAGGGAGAAACCAGGAGAAGAGGAGAAATCATGCTGGCTGTTTGGTTGGGAACACAAGCTGATGAAGCATTTCCAGAGGCTTGGCATTCAGATTCTGCTTCAGTTAAAGGGGAAGGACTTTACAGTATCAGATCAAAGGTGTATGTCAATCCAAAGCTCTGGTACCTCAGAGTTAATGTTATTGAAGCACAGGATGTTGAGCCACATGATAAAAGCCAGCCACCCCAAGTGTTTGTAAAGGCTCAAGTTGGACAACAAATGCTAAAGACAAAGTTGTGTCCAACAAAAACAACCAATCCAATGTGGAATGAAGATCTGGTGTTTGTGGCAGCTGAACCTTTTGAAGAACAGCTGGTGCTAACTCTAGAAAACAAGGCTTCAGCAGCAAAAGATGAAGTTGTGGCCAAATTGACCCTGCCGCTGAACAAATTCGAGGTCCGTATGGATCACCGCGCGGTAGACTCGCGGTGGTATAACGTTGAGAGATTCGGCTTTGGTGTTTTGGAGGGTGACAAGCGGAATGAAAGAAAATTTTCAAGCAGAATTCACCTCCGGGTCTGTCTTGAAGGTGGTTATCATGTTCTTGATGAATCCACAATGTACATTAGTGACACAAGACCAACTGCAAGACAGCTATGGAAGCAGCCAATTGGGATTCTTGAAGTGGGAATCTTGAGTGCTCAAGGGCTCCAACCTATGAAGACAAACGATGGAAAAAGCTCCACTGATGCATACTGTGTGGCAAAATATGGACTCAAATGGGTCAGAACTAGAACAATCACAGAAAGCTTCAACCCGAAATGGAACGAGCAATACACATGGGAAGTGTATGATCCTTGCACTGTCATAACTTTTGGGGTTTTCGACAACTCCCACTTGGGTTCGACATCTCAACAAACACCTGGTGGTGGAGCTAAAAACGACTCTAGAATTGGCAAGGTGAGAATTCGTTTATCCACATTGGAAATGGATAGGATTTACACGAACTCATACCCACTACTTGTTCTTCGTCCCACGGGACTAAAGAAAATGGGTGAATTGCAACTAGCAATTCGATTTACATGTCTCTCTTTAGCTCACATTATCTACCTTTATGGACACCCTTTGCTACCCAAAATGCATTACCAGCATCCATTCACTGTGAACCAATTAGACAGCTTAAGATACCAGGCTATGAGCATCGTCGCGGTTCGCCTCGGGAGGGCAGAACCGCCGCTAAGGAAGGAGGTTGTtgagtacatgctggatgtagATTCTCATATATGGAGTTTGAGAAGGAGCAAAGCCAATTTCTTTAGAATTGTGACATTGTTTTCAGGTCTAATCTCAATGAGCAAGTGGCTTGGTGAGGTGCAGAAATGGAAGAACCCAGTGACCACAAT is a window of Lotus japonicus ecotype B-129 chromosome 5, LjGifu_v1.2 DNA encoding:
- the LOC130718661 gene encoding FT-interacting protein 1 gives rise to the protein MSSSKPAPKSNQEDYQLKDTKPSLGERWPHGGQRGGSGWLYSERATSTYDLVEQMFYLYVRVVKAKELPPNPVTGSVDPYVEVKVGNYKGKTRHFEKKTNPEWKQVFAFSKEKIQSSFVEVYVKDKEMVARDDYIGKVDFDMHEVPTRVPPDSPLAPQWYRLENLKGETRRRGEIMLAVWLGTQADEAFPEAWHSDSASVKGEGLYSIRSKVYVNPKLWYLRVNVIEAQDVEPHDKSQPPQVFVKAQVGQQMLKTKLCPTKTTNPMWNEDLVFVAAEPFEEQLVLTLENKASAAKDEVVAKLTLPLNKFEVRMDHRAVDSRWYNVERFGFGVLEGDKRNERKFSSRIHLRVCLEGGYHVLDESTMYISDTRPTARQLWKQPIGILEVGILSAQGLQPMKTNDGKSSTDAYCVAKYGLKWVRTRTITESFNPKWNEQYTWEVYDPCTVITFGVFDNSHLGSTSQQTPGGGAKNDSRIGKVRIRLSTLEMDRIYTNSYPLLVLRPTGLKKMGELQLAIRFTCLSLAHIIYLYGHPLLPKMHYQHPFTVNQLDSLRYQAMSIVAVRLGRAEPPLRKEVVEYMLDVDSHIWSLRRSKANFFRIVTLFSGLISMSKWLGEVQKWKNPVTTILVHVLFFILLCYPELILPTIFLYMFLIGIWNFRSRPRHPPHMDTKLSWAEAAHPDELDEEFDTFPTSKAQDVTKMRYDRLRSVAGRIQTVVGDIATQGERLNALLSWRDPRATSLFVIFCLAVAVALYVTPFKIVAAVAGMYWLRHPKFRSKLPSAPGNFFKRLPSRADSML